TGCATGATATGAAGGTGCGGCAATACTCACATATCTTATTATCAACTCCGTGCTCATATAATTCGTATCCCATAGATGTATCTTTACTAAAGTTGTGTACCTACACAATTAAGTATCTTAAATAGTAGTGAAAAATCTAGACTCTCTAAGAACGCCTTCCCATCATTTGCAGTTCCTCTCTAGTTACTCTGTCATTTAGTCTTAGTATTTATTTGACATTCTAGTTCATACTTAGTTAATTCACTTATTTATCATACTCCTAGCAACCGATAGAGTATAATATTTTCAAACTACGGTTTGAGTGCGAGCATCGCTACGTATGCGACAACATAGTTGTGGGGTTGGTAATTGTGCTTCAACTAGTCATGCACACTGACATGACATCACCTTTCCATCGCTCTATTATAACGCATGGCCCGAGGATATAGCTTGGTGATGGTAGACATTATGTACACCTATGGCATACTAATTGACTCCTCTTGCTGTTCACACCGCCCAAACCTAGGGTCTGCCTGCTCTGGGTGCCTCCTCATGACATACATCACATTGAGTATCATCGCCTTCGGTAACCTAATCAAGTGCCTTTGTGACATGAAGCGGACGAATGAGGCTCTGGATGTGCTGCTCCACATGATGCTCGAGTTGCCTGATTACATGTCTGGTGTTCACACAAACTTTTACTTTTCCATTTTTTCaaaggaaatatataatttttttataaCACACAAGTATTTTTTAAAAGATATTAATATTTTTTCAAAACGACGTGAATGCTTTTTAAAAATTACCCGAACACTAAAAAAACACAAAATTATTTTAATTACATAAACTTTTTTATAAAATGCATGAAAACTTTAAAAATGGCATAACATTTTTATTAAAAGgaatgaacatttttaaattacATAAACATTTTTAATACATTAACACTTTTTCAAATTACATGGGCATTTTTAACGCATGAACATATTTAAAATTATATGAATATTTTCTAAAATATATTAACATTATTTTAATTAGCTAATTATGTTTCCAAAAAGTATATCACTTTTTGTGTTACATGAACACTTTTAAAATTAATGAACACCTGATTATATCCATGATTTTTTTAAACGTGCGaatgcattttatgaaatttcaTAATACCTGAATAATTTTTGAAAAATACCTGCACATTAAAAATAAGTACATTTTAGTAAAAAAAGTAACAGAAAAGGCATagagaaaagaagaagaaatttGGCCTGCGAGGGATCGGTACACCCCACTGCGCGCGCATGCTTCCTACCAGCGGCTAATGGGCTAGCCCAACCTCTACTATTTGTGGACTTTGATTAATAAAGTTCGGCCTTACCCCTAAAAAAATGGCAGCCCCCTGTCTCTCTCTTTTTACcacaaaaaaaacaaattaataAATCAGGGGGATTAATGGTGGGGAGAAGGACACACGTGAGCCATTCATGTTGCCTCTCCAACTCTTTATCTCTTCCCGCCGCTTCCTTCCATGGAGGGCAGGAAACAATCTCTCCACCATAGTAGCTCGTCGCCGTCCGCTGGTAGTCAGCGGCCGCCACCGCGTGGGAGCATCGGAGGGCTGCTCGCCGGAGCCACCCACTGTGTCAGAGCGGGACGCACCACCAGGCCATATGTGGAAGCGGAATCATCCGTGACCATCCCTCTGCCGGAGTTCGTGGCGGCTGCCATCTCTGATTCCGGTGCGTTTGTTCCAACCAGTAACGGCGCACGACGGTGTCCATGGTTCCGCACACCATGCTGCGCCCGTTTGGCGTAAACCCGTGCGCCGCGGGTGGCCATCTCAGACGGCACCATGCCCGGCTGTGCCTCCGCCGTGCGAGCTCGGTGGATGCGACGACCGGGACTTTGCCGGGCGGTAGCAGCAACAccaggaggaggaagaagcaggcCGCGGAGGAGTCGCGGTTGGAGGTCCTTTACGACGACGGGTTCGGGAGCGCCACCATGAAGGACTACTGGGAGGCGGTGAGGGCCATGCCCAAGGACGACGGCGGGCCGCCGCGGTGGTTCTGCCCAGTGGAGTGCGGCCGGCCGGAGGTGGACAGGGCGCCGCTGCTGCTTTTCTTGCCAGGTTAGTCGTTCTTGTAAGCAAAATCGATCGTGTGCCTTTCCCCTTTTCCTTTTCCTCTACTGATGCTATCGGTGGAATTGTCTGAATCTGCAGGAAGCGATGGTGTTGGAATGGAGCTCATTTTGCACCACCATTCTTTGGGCAAGTGAGTATTGATTTCTTTAATGGGCGACCATTTTTTTATAAAGGACGTTTTATTACTTAAACGATTTATAAGTGTTACTAGCAAAACggtccgtgcgttgcaatgggagaaaAAAATTCATAATGTTCAATGGCCATGACCATATTTTGCCGCATCACCAAGATACACTATCGCTCTCATTTTCGTGAaatcatgaacaatttttgaaaactacgaacatttttttaaactcgTGAACATATCTGCAATCGTGAACATTTTTACAGATTTTCAAACATTTTCCGCAATCATGAAATTTtctaaaatcatgaacattttatgctatttgcgaacattttttaaaaaattgaGCATATTTTCTAAAACATTTTTATTGAATAGGCGAACATTTCTAGAATTGACGAACATTTATTTTGGAAATTGGTGGAACAATTTTAAAATTCAGAAACATTTTTTTGATTTaacgaacaatttttgaaatgcatgatcattttttgaatccacgaacattttatgaatcattaaactattttgtaagtcaagaacaaattttgaattttaGGATGTTTttcaattcatgaacattttttgaattggcCGCCGGATATGGGTCGGCCAAAATAGGCGCGCTTGTCGTctcccagggcgcggagcgcagTATAGAGGGTTCCTACTGGGCCGGCTCAAGTAGGGATTCCTTTGGTGAAACATCTTTTTTATCACTTATAGGTGGCATTGGTGGGGAAAATACACAGGAGCTCTTGGGCGCTCCACACCCCTATACGAAAATTAATCgtaaaaaatacaaaaaaaatcaaaaaggGGCTGAATTTTGGGAATACCAAACCTGGGTCCCCGGTCTACTCCCGTGTGAAATTTCGTGAAAAAATACCAGAAAACGCATCCGTGGCGAAGGAAATACTGTCGGAACAAAAATCCATCCAAACAGTGTTTTTCTATGCATTGGAaatttttgtcttttttgccacgAATACATTTCCTGGTATTTTTTCACGAATTTTCACACGGGGGTAGATCAGGACCCAGGTTTGATATCCCAAAATTacagatttttttttaaaatttctTGGTATTTTTTTGAACGAAACGTTCGTATGGGGGTGCGGAGCACCTGAGAGCTCCAAATCCCATCCGCATTGGTGGGTAATATTTTGCAACTTTAGGACAATTTAAATGACGTACCGCCAGAAGCAATAACCCCTTTATTATTAGGGATAGACACCCGACCTCTGCATAACTAAAATGCACACAACTAAGTCCAAGCTCAAAAAGTAAGAAAAAGGGTATTTGAGAAAAAAAGTAAGAAACTAGTGAAATACAAGAAATCATGTAGAGAGACTGCATAACGCCTAAAATGGAGGAGGGCCAATCCTAGGATCATGTTGTCATCCATGTTGGGTAAAAGTATCCCTCGTCGTATTCTCCAAACGTGTACACACCTCCGTAAACAGGTTTTGATTCTCCACACGTTGTAGAGACGACCGTAAATGGAGCGCACCGGTACACCTATAGATAACCTGCATAAGGGAAGTATTTTTATCGGTAAACACCTTATCATTTCTACATAATCAAAGCGACCAAATAATGGCAAGCGCTCCCACCCTGAGAAGAATTCTAAATCTGTTATCTATCCTATGTAACCAGTTGTCAAAAATGTTAGCAACACTACGTGCAAGAACAGATGGTGTTGGAATGGAGCTCACTTTGCACCACAAAGCTTTGGGCAAGTGAGTATAGGTTTCTTGTACGGACAACCAATTATACGTGTTTTATCATTTTTGTTGTTGAGAAATACCATATTCTTGTTTACTTAACTTGACTCACGCCATATAAAAGAGTGACTCAAATTAAGGTGCAATTGAACAGTAAATCTGAATTTGGAAAATATTATTGCTTTATGTTAGAAATTTTACTGGCATAAAGTTGCAATGCATAATTCAATTTTGTCATGATAATCATGCGTCATATCTTGCTTGTATGAAGTAAACCCATGTCCAGGTTCTAATTTAGTTTTTGATCTTCTTTTTATGCAGACTATTTGAGGTTTGCTGCTTCCATATACCAGTAAATGACCGTACACCATTTGAAGGTAAGGATAAATGAATAGTCCAAATATTATTATTTTCACTAGCTTGGCATGTCTATGCCCTCACAAGCACTGACCATCATTACTTGCTACAGAAAGACCTAAAATGGACAAATCTTAAACAGGGAGACAATTGTGTGTCGTATGTGTAGAGCACATGGTTGTGGTGATTGTTTGATTCAACTGGATTATCCTATGAAAAAAACATATATGCATGCATTTCTGTTTGTTTATTATCACTGTATTAATGGCTATTAGGATTCATTGTATAAAATCATAGttgttttttttgcggggaataTAATCATAGTTGTTACTTCAAACCCCTAAAATTATTATTGTTTGAGAGTTTTTACCCCAAACCAAGTTTGCAAGCTTGACATCTGCTTAATCATAACTTATACAGGGTTGTTACAAATTGTGGAAGAATATGTCAAATATGAGAGTGCTTTGTCACCAAGCAGACCAATATATATTGTTGGAGATTCTTTTGGTGGATGTCTCGCAATTTCAGTTGCAGCTCGCAATCCAGAAATCGATTTGGTTCTTACACTTGTAAATCCAGGTAGGTGAAACAAATCTACCTATACATTAATATCTACTGCTATCCTGTGATCCAAATATAGATTTGGTTCTTACACTTAAATTTGATTTTTCAGCAACATCATCAGCAAAAACTTCGTTGCAGGCAGTATTGCCTCTTTTGGAAACGATGCCAAGCAACCTCCCAGTTGTCCAGCCCCACCTTCTCAGATATTTAATTGGTATATTACTCGTAAACTTGTCAATTATGCCTCTATAAGTAAACACAAGTCATCATAGTTTAAGTGCGGTGATGATCGTGAACTTTGGCTACATGTATATCTTCAAAATTCAGTAGACCATAACAATTTTTACATATTTTCCCTTGAAGGTGGTTTATTTCAAGATAATATTTATTGCATGTTTTGGTTATTAATTTTCTCCCAGGCAACCTAATTTTAAGTATAACTCATTATAAACAAAAAAAGTGAAAATACTTAGTAAAGGCTTCTTTTCTCCATGAACCTAGTAAATACAAACGGGTTCAAAGCTAGTTATGTTTGTTCTGCATCTTTACCCAACTATCATATATAGCAAATTTAGAGCACTCGCATGAGTAGTCAACTCGTGAACTAAACATATGATATACAATAAATGCAAAGGATACGAGTCAGGTATATGAATTTTACTGGTGCCAAAAAAAACGTTTCTATATTTTTAGGCAGAAAATTTATTCATTGGTATATGGGCAACCTCAGTTCTCACTATATTCTTCTTCGGAGTTGAATATAATAATTTCTCTTAATTATATCTACTTCAATGTCTTCGGGAAATCAGTGCTCCTCAAAATGTTTTTATGTGTGGCGAAATAGGTAACCCTCTTAATGTGGCTATGGTTAGTGTTCAGAATGGTCTTTCGCCTCAAGAAACTCTACAAGAATTTTCAAACAGTCTCACTTCAATGCTACCTTTAGTTTCAGTAAGTTTTCAGTTTATCACTTATTTTGAGATTTTTTTATCAATCATGCACAAATACAATTTGAAATTTATGGACAATTAATATATTTTATTTATTCTAAGAAAAATATTGTAGCTTTTAACAACATTATTTATCACCCAAGAACATCTGGATGGTCATCAATTATACTACTTCCATATGTTTTTACAAGACAAACTTAGTAGATCATTGCTgaaaaaacacacacacacaagtagaTCGTAATATTGTCTTGTCAGACTTGATGATTGGTGTTTATCAGGAACTAGGAGATATAATACAAATGGGCACTCTCGTGTGGAAACTTAAGCTTCTCAAGTCAGGTGCAAACTATGCCAACTCTCAACTTCATGCGGTACAAGCAGAAGTACTACTTCTTGCAAGGTATCTCTATTTAACAGTTTCACACATTTGGTAGCTCAGGTGAGGTATAATCTTACAAATTTGATCTCCCACTATAAACATATTTGGATTTAGTGGCATTGCGAATCTGCCGCCAAGTGGAGAAGCAGACCGACTGTTTAAGACACTGAAAAATTCTAAACTTCGATACTTTAGGAACCGGGGTGATAGACTACTCATGGTACAGACTATCATGATCACCATTCTTCTCGTACATTATTTACAAGCATTTCCATGTTTTGACTTACTCGATTGAGCAGTGTACACTTATTTAACCAGTGGGGTTGTGTCATAGAAGAATTCTGAAATTTTTGTGGCACTTCGACAGGGGGATGGCTTCAATTTGCTAACTATCATTAAAGGAGTAAGCATGTACCGTCGTGGTAGACAACGGGACTTCGTGAACGATTTCCTCCCACCTACATTAAGTGAATTCAAGAAAACATTTGGTGAAGATTTCAAGTATGTATTGACTATCTAACACCAATTCAACTTTCGCGTACTATTATATAAGGATGATTGGAGTCATAAGTTGTAAGCTCAAAATTTTGCAGACTGTTTAATCAGTTATTGAGCCCAGTTATGCTCTCTACATTGAAAAATGGAAATATTGTTCGTGGCCTTGCCGGTGTTCCTGACAAAGGTCCTGTCTTGTTTGTGGGCTATCACCAACTCTTGGCCATGGAGGTGCCTGCACTAGTTGAAGGGTTCCTAAGAGAGAAAAAAACAATTCTCAGAGCAGCAGCTCATCAAGTATTTTTTGTCGGAAATTATGAGATACTGCGTCAGGAGTTGTCTCTGTTTGATTGGTTCTCTGCATTCGGCGCGGTTCCAGTCAGTCCGATCAATACGTACAAGATGTTTGAGAGAAATGAATTTGTTCTTCTCTATCCAGGTGGTGTGCGGGAAGCTCTACATAGGAAGGTGTCCTTGAAATTTAAATTTTGTTGTACGAAAATTGCGTTCTCTATAGTCTGATCTGCTTATTTTGTTGTACCTGGCAGGGTGAGGCATACAAATTGTTTTGGCCAGATCAACCAGAATTTGTAAGAATGGCAGCACGGTTTGGAGTTACCGTCGTACCATTTGGTTGTGTGGGAGAAGATGACTTTGTGGAGGTTAGCTTTATGTGCCTCTGTACACCGAGTCATCTGAAGCAACATGATTTACATATTACATAGTAAAAAgttactccctccatctcaaaataagtgactcaacttaactttagttagtacaaagttgagtcacttattttgagacGAAGGGAGTACATTCTATATTTTTAAGGCAGGAGAAGTGGTTATGTTGTGTAGCTTCTATTTACATAGTCAACTTATGCTTTCTATCGTTCATTTTtataaaactttagaaaaacttATGCATTCTTTGTACCTTCTGCAGATAGTTCTGGACTACAATGATCAGAAGAACATACCCTATCTCAAAGACGCGATAAAATCATTCAATGAAGATTTTAAAGGACTAATAAGGTCGGATTTCTATTATCCTTGTCAGTTTTCCTTCAATAAAGAAGCATCCAAAACACTCAGTGTCTCCTACGTTATCCAAGGAACAAAAACCTTGGTCACCTACTGTGTGTGTGCTTGGTTGCAGGGACACGGTGAAAGGAGATGATGGGAATCAAGTCTTGCATCTACCCGCTGTTCTCCCAAAGGTACCAGGTCGGCTATACTTCCTATTCGGCAAGCCAATCGAGATGAAAGGAATGGACAATGTGCTGACGGATAGGAAGAAGGCAAACGAAGTATATTTGCAAATCGAATCCGAAGTGGAGAATGTAGTGTCTTACCTCAAGAGGAAGAGAAAGGAAGATCCTTATCGGAGTATTACGCGACGCGCGTTGTACCATGCAACTCAGGATCCTTCTACTCAAGTGCCGACTTTTGAGCCGTGAAAGATTGACTCTAGCCT
The sequence above is a segment of the Aegilops tauschii subsp. strangulata cultivar AL8/78 chromosome 6, Aet v6.0, whole genome shotgun sequence genome. Coding sequences within it:
- the LOC109767050 gene encoding phytyl ester synthase 1, chloroplastic isoform X1; its protein translation is MVPHTMLRPFGVNPCAAGGHLRRHHARLCLRRASSVDATTGTLPGGSSNTRRRKKQAAEESRLEVLYDDGFGSATMKDYWEAVRAMPKDDGGPPRWFCPVECGRPEVDRAPLLLFLPGSDGVGMELILHHHSLGKLFEVCCFHIPVNDRTPFEGLLQIVEEYVKYESALSPSRPIYIVGDSFGGCLAISVAARNPEIDLVLTLVNPATSSAKTSLQAVLPLLETMPSNLPVVQPHLLRYLIGNPLNVAMVSVQNGLSPQETLQEFSNSLTSMLPLVSELGDIIQMGTLVWKLKLLKSGANYANSQLHAVQAEVLLLASGIANLPPSGEADRLFKTLKNSKLRYFRNRGDRLLMGDGFNLLTIIKGVSMYRRGRQRDFVNDFLPPTLSEFKKTFGEDFKLFNQLLSPVMLSTLKNGNIVRGLAGVPDKGPVLFVGYHQLLAMEVPALVEGFLREKKTILRAAAHQVFFVGNYEILRQELSLFDWFSAFGAVPVSPINTYKMFERNEFVLLYPGGVREALHRKGEAYKLFWPDQPEFVRMAARFGVTVVPFGCVGEDDFVEIVLDYNDQKNIPYLKDAIKSFNEDFKGLIRDTVKGDDGNQVLHLPAVLPKVPGRLYFLFGKPIEMKGMDNVLTDRKKANEVYLQIESEVENVVSYLKRKRKEDPYRSITRRALYHATQDPSTQVPTFEP
- the LOC109767050 gene encoding phytyl ester synthase 1, chloroplastic isoform X2; translation: MLATLRARTDGVGMELTLHHKALGKLFEVCCFHIPVNDRTPFEGLLQIVEEYVKYESALSPSRPIYIVGDSFGGCLAISVAARNPEIDLVLTLVNPATSSAKTSLQAVLPLLETMPSNLPVVQPHLLRYLIGNPLNVAMVSVQNGLSPQETLQEFSNSLTSMLPLVSELGDIIQMGTLVWKLKLLKSGANYANSQLHAVQAEVLLLASGIANLPPSGEADRLFKTLKNSKLRYFRNRGDRLLMGDGFNLLTIIKGVSMYRRGRQRDFVNDFLPPTLSEFKKTFGEDFKLFNQLLSPVMLSTLKNGNIVRGLAGVPDKGPVLFVGYHQLLAMEVPALVEGFLREKKTILRAAAHQVFFVGNYEILRQELSLFDWFSAFGAVPVSPINTYKMFERNEFVLLYPGGVREALHRKGEAYKLFWPDQPEFVRMAARFGVTVVPFGCVGEDDFVEIVLDYNDQKNIPYLKDAIKSFNEDFKGLIRDTVKGDDGNQVLHLPAVLPKVPGRLYFLFGKPIEMKGMDNVLTDRKKANEVYLQIESEVENVVSYLKRKRKEDPYRSITRRALYHATQDPSTQVPTFEP